In Lemur catta isolate mLemCat1 chromosome 1, mLemCat1.pri, whole genome shotgun sequence, one DNA window encodes the following:
- the PRKCSH gene encoding glucosidase 2 subunit beta isoform X1: protein MLLPPLLLLLPLCWAVEVKRPRGVSLTNHHFYDESKPFTCLDGSATIPFDQVNDDYCDCKDGSDEPGTAACPNGSFHCTNTGYKPLYIPSSRVNDGICDCCDGTDEYNSGIVCENTCKEKGRKERESLQQMAEVTREGFRLKKILIEDWKKAREEKQQKLIELQTGKKSLEDQVEMLRTVKEEAEKPEKEAKEQHQKMWEEQLAASRAQRERELAADAFQELDDDMDGVVSVAELQTHPELDTDGDGVVSEAEAQALLGGDAQTDAASFHDRIWAAIRDKYRSEALPADLPVPSAPDVTEPKEEQPPVPSPPTEEEEEEEEAAEEEAEEEEEEDESEVLGEQPKEAPPPLAPPQPASPSEEDKMPPYDEQTKAFIDAAQEARNKFEEAERSLKDMEESIRNLEQEISFDFGPNGEFAYLYSQCYELTTNEYIYRLCPFKLVSQKPKLGGSPTNLGTWGSWAGPDHDKFSAMKYEQGTGCWQGPNRSTTVRLLCGKETMVTSTTEPSRCEYLMELMTPAACPEPPPEPPADGDHDEL from the exons ATGTTGCTGCCGCCGCTTCTGCTGCTGCTACCCCTTTGCTGGGCTGTGGAGGTCAAGAGGCCCCGGGGTGTCTCCCTCACCA ACCATCACTTCTACGATGAATCCAAGCCTTTCACTTGCCTGGATGGTTCAGCCACCATCCCCTTTGATCAGGTCAATGATGACTACTGTGACTGCAAGGATGGCTCAGATGAGCCAG GCACAGCTGCGTGTCCTAACGGCAGCTTCCACTGCACCAACACTGGCTACAAGCCCCTGTATATCCCCTCCAGCCGGGTCAATGATGGAATTTGTG ACTGCTGCGATGGGACAGATGAGTACAACAGCGGCATCGTCTGTGAGAACACCTGCAA AGAGAAGGGCCGTAAGGAGAGGGAGTCTCTGCAGCAGATGGCGGAGGTCACCCGCGAGGGGTTCCGTCTGAAGAAGATCCTTATTGAGGACTGGAAGAAGGCCCGGGAGGAGAAGCAG CAAAAGCTCATTGAGCTCCAGACTGGAAAGAAGTCTCTGGAAGACCAGGTGGAGATGCTGCGGACAGTGAAGGAGGAAGCGGAGAAGCCAGAGAAGGAGGCCAAAGAACAGCACCAGAAGATGTGGGAAG AGCAGCTGGCCGCCTCCAGGGCCCAGAGGGAGCGGGAGCTGGCAGCTGATGCCTTCCAGGAGCTGGATGACGACATGGACGGGGT GGTGTCCGTGGCCGAGCTGCAGACCCACCCGGAGCTGGACACGGATGGGGATGGGGTGGTCTCTGAAGCAGAAGCCCAG gCCCTCCTTGGTGGGGACGCCCAGACGGATGCTGCCTCTTTCCACGACCGCATCTGGGCCGCCATCAGGGACAAGTACCGGTCTGAG GCGCTGCCTGCTGACCTGCCTGTGCCCTCTGCCCCTGACGTGACGGAGCCGAAGGAGGAGCAGCCCCCCGTGCCCTCACCgcccacagaggaggaggaagaggaggaggaggcagctgaggaagaggcagaggaggaggaggaagaagatgaatCTGAGGTGCTGGGGGAGCAGCCCAAG GAGGCCCCACCCCCGCTCGCGCCCCCccagcctgccagcccctccGAGGAGGACAAGATGCCGCCCTACGATGAGCAGACGAAGGCCTTCATCGATG CCGCCCAGGAGGCCCGAAACAAGTTCGAGGAGGCCGAGCGGTCCTTGAAGGACATGGAGGAATCCATCAG GAACCTAGAGCAGGAGATTTCCTTTGACTTTGGCCCCAACGGGGAGTTCGCCTACCTGTACAGCCAGTGCTACGAGCTCACCACCAACGA ATACATCTACCGGCTCTGCCCTTTCAAGCTTGTCTCGCAGAAACCTAAACTCGGCGGCTCCCCCACCAACCTCGG CACCTGGGGCTCCTGGGCTGGCCCCGACCACGACAAATTCAGTGCCATGAAGTATGAGCAGGGCACGGGCTGCTGGCAGGGCCCCAACCGCTCCACCACC GTGCGCCTCCTGTGCGGGAAGGAGACGATGGTGACCAGCACCACGGAGCCCAGTCGCTGCGAGTACCTCATGGAGCTGATGACACCAGCAGCCTGCCCAGAGCCGCCACCTGAACCTCCCGCCGACGGTGACCACGACGAGCTCTAG
- the PRKCSH gene encoding glucosidase 2 subunit beta isoform X2: MLLPPLLLLLPLCWAVEVKRPRGVSLTNHHFYDESKPFTCLDGSATIPFDQVNDDYCDCKDGSDEPGTAACPNGSFHCTNTGYKPLYIPSSRVNDGICDCCDGTDEYNSGIVCENTCKEKGRKERESLQQMAEVTREGFRLKKILIEDWKKAREEKQQKLIELQTGKKSLEDQVEMLRTVKEEAEKPEKEAKEQHQKMWEEQLAASRAQRERELAADAFQELDDDMDGVVSVAELQTHPELDTDGDGVVSEAEAQALLGGDAQTDAASFHDRIWAAIRDKYRSEALPADLPVPSAPDVTEPKEEQPPVPSPPTEEEEEEEEAAEEEAEEEEEEDESEEAPPPLAPPQPASPSEEDKMPPYDEQTKAFIDAAQEARNKFEEAERSLKDMEESIRNLEQEISFDFGPNGEFAYLYSQCYELTTNEYIYRLCPFKLVSQKPKLGGSPTNLGTWGSWAGPDHDKFSAMKYEQGTGCWQGPNRSTTVRLLCGKETMVTSTTEPSRCEYLMELMTPAACPEPPPEPPADGDHDEL; this comes from the exons ATGTTGCTGCCGCCGCTTCTGCTGCTGCTACCCCTTTGCTGGGCTGTGGAGGTCAAGAGGCCCCGGGGTGTCTCCCTCACCA ACCATCACTTCTACGATGAATCCAAGCCTTTCACTTGCCTGGATGGTTCAGCCACCATCCCCTTTGATCAGGTCAATGATGACTACTGTGACTGCAAGGATGGCTCAGATGAGCCAG GCACAGCTGCGTGTCCTAACGGCAGCTTCCACTGCACCAACACTGGCTACAAGCCCCTGTATATCCCCTCCAGCCGGGTCAATGATGGAATTTGTG ACTGCTGCGATGGGACAGATGAGTACAACAGCGGCATCGTCTGTGAGAACACCTGCAA AGAGAAGGGCCGTAAGGAGAGGGAGTCTCTGCAGCAGATGGCGGAGGTCACCCGCGAGGGGTTCCGTCTGAAGAAGATCCTTATTGAGGACTGGAAGAAGGCCCGGGAGGAGAAGCAG CAAAAGCTCATTGAGCTCCAGACTGGAAAGAAGTCTCTGGAAGACCAGGTGGAGATGCTGCGGACAGTGAAGGAGGAAGCGGAGAAGCCAGAGAAGGAGGCCAAAGAACAGCACCAGAAGATGTGGGAAG AGCAGCTGGCCGCCTCCAGGGCCCAGAGGGAGCGGGAGCTGGCAGCTGATGCCTTCCAGGAGCTGGATGACGACATGGACGGGGT GGTGTCCGTGGCCGAGCTGCAGACCCACCCGGAGCTGGACACGGATGGGGATGGGGTGGTCTCTGAAGCAGAAGCCCAG gCCCTCCTTGGTGGGGACGCCCAGACGGATGCTGCCTCTTTCCACGACCGCATCTGGGCCGCCATCAGGGACAAGTACCGGTCTGAG GCGCTGCCTGCTGACCTGCCTGTGCCCTCTGCCCCTGACGTGACGGAGCCGAAGGAGGAGCAGCCCCCCGTGCCCTCACCgcccacagaggaggaggaagaggaggaggaggcagctgaggaagaggcagaggaggaggaggaagaagatgaatCTGAG GAGGCCCCACCCCCGCTCGCGCCCCCccagcctgccagcccctccGAGGAGGACAAGATGCCGCCCTACGATGAGCAGACGAAGGCCTTCATCGATG CCGCCCAGGAGGCCCGAAACAAGTTCGAGGAGGCCGAGCGGTCCTTGAAGGACATGGAGGAATCCATCAG GAACCTAGAGCAGGAGATTTCCTTTGACTTTGGCCCCAACGGGGAGTTCGCCTACCTGTACAGCCAGTGCTACGAGCTCACCACCAACGA ATACATCTACCGGCTCTGCCCTTTCAAGCTTGTCTCGCAGAAACCTAAACTCGGCGGCTCCCCCACCAACCTCGG CACCTGGGGCTCCTGGGCTGGCCCCGACCACGACAAATTCAGTGCCATGAAGTATGAGCAGGGCACGGGCTGCTGGCAGGGCCCCAACCGCTCCACCACC GTGCGCCTCCTGTGCGGGAAGGAGACGATGGTGACCAGCACCACGGAGCCCAGTCGCTGCGAGTACCTCATGGAGCTGATGACACCAGCAGCCTGCCCAGAGCCGCCACCTGAACCTCCCGCCGACGGTGACCACGACGAGCTCTAG